In Segatella copri, the DNA window ACATTGCCAAGGAACTCCATCAGGCGGTGAACGCCCATCGACTTACCTGCACAAACGCAGAACACAGGGAAGATGCTACGGGTAACCAATCCCTTGCGGATGCCCTCGCGAAGTTCATCTTCTGTCAGACTCTCGCTCTCGAAGAACTTCTCCATCAGTCCCTCATCGTTCTCGGCTGCAGCCTCAACAAGAGCCGTATGAAGTTCCATGGCTTTCTCCATTTCCTCTTCTGGAATATCTTCAATAATAGGAGCACCGCCCTCAGGCTTCCAGGAATATTTTTTCATCAATAAGACGTCAATGAGAGCATTGAAGCCTGAACCGGTCTCAATAGGATATTGTATCTGCACACACTTAGAACCATAAATGTCCTTCATGGTGGCTATGATATTATCAAAGTCGCACTTGTCTGAGTCGAGCTGGTTTACCAGGAAGATGACAGGTTTACCCAACTTCTCTGTATAACGGAAGTTGTTCTGTGTACCTACTTCTGGACCATACTGACCATTGATAAGGATAACTGCCTGATCGGTAACATTGAGAGATGTAATGGCACCTCCCACGAAATCATCGCTACCTGGGCAATCTATAATGTTAAGCTTCTTGTTGTTCCACTCTACATGAAAAACTGTAGGGAACACAGAGTAGCCGTATTCCAACTCAACTGGGAAGTAGTCGCTCACCGTATTTTTCGCTTCTACAGAGCCTTTACGCTTGATAACGCCTGCTTCAAATAACATACTCTCGGCAAGTGTAGTCTTGCCGCTACCCGCACTGCCCAACAGCGCAATGTTTTTAATCTCATTTGTCTGATAAACTCTCATGACGCTTATAGATTTTTAAGGGTTATACTTAAATTTGCTAGTTGCAATCCACAGTCAAACCACCGGTTTTTCTGTTTCATGCTACTAAAGTACAAAAAAAATCGCACATTGCCAAAAGTTTTGGGCAAAAAACTTCTGTTTTTTAAAACATATTAGTACTTTTGCACTTTGTTTAGACATGTTTTTGTCTTTACACCTTATTATATATAGAAAAAGAAGTTCAGAAATATGGCAGGACTATACATACATATCCCCTTTTGTGAAAGCCGGTGCATCTACTGCGGTTTTTACAGTACCACCTCCCTCAAGTTAAGGGATGATTACACTGATGCTCTCTGCCGGGAGATGCAGATGCGCCCGGAAAAAGCCGCTCTCGGAAGCAATGAAACTATCGAAACCATTTATCTGGGCGGTGGAACCCCGAGTCAGCTCAACGGCTCCCAACTCAACCAGATTTTCTCTGCTATCAGAAAAAACTATACGCTGGCAGAGAATATGGAGATCACGATGGAATGCAATCCGGACGATGTAACCGGTGATTTCTGTGAGACGCTGAAGCAACTCCCCATCAACCGCATCAGCATGGGGGCGCAGACCTTCAGCAATGAGCGCTTACACTTTCTGCATCGCCGTCATAACGCCAGAGAGGTAGAAGAAGCCGTCGACCGGCTCCACAACATCGGCATCCGCAATATCAGTATCGACCTGATGTTCGGATTCCCCGAAGAATCTCTTTCCCAATGGATGAGCGATATCAGGCACGCCATACAGCTGGATGTGGAACACATATCTGCCTACAGTCTGATGTACGAAGAGGGAACTCCCCTCTACCATATGCTGAAACAGGGAAAGATTAGCGAAATAGATGAAGAAACCAGTCGCAAGATGTATGAAACCCTGATAGACCAGCTTACTGGAGCAGGCTACGAACATTATGAAATCAGCAATTTTGCCCGTCCGGGGTTCCGTTCACGCCACAACAGCAGTTACTGGCACGAGGTACCATATATCGGAATAGGAGCAGCCGCCCACTCCTACAATAGGAAGCAGCGCAGCTGGAATATCGAAAATATCCAGACTTATATTCGAAGCATCGGCGATGGCATTCTGCCTTCTGAGAGTGAACAGCTAGATATTTCCACCCGATACAATGATCTGATAACAACCGCCTTGCGAACAAGCGACGGAATAAATCTCATGAAGATGGAGCAGGAATTCGGAAAAGAACTGGCAGACAGACTGTTCCAGGAAGCCCAGTCGCATATCAGCCGGGGGCTGATGAAAATAAAGAACGGCAGGCTCTCCCTCACTCGGGAAGGTCTTTACATATCGGATGATGTGATGAGTGATTTCATGATTATATAATGGTTTCAATAAACAAAAAAGCCTTGGAATCTAATTCCAAGGCTCTAATTTCTTTAAACCATTTTTCTTGTATACTTCATAATAAAAAGCTTTAATGCTCTTGACCACTTGTATGGTAGATTTCTTTTTCTGCAACATAGGCTTAACCAGCTGCATCACAGCAAAACAAACTACCACAATAAGCAATACTACTGCCCAAGAGAGAATCTCACTTTGAATATCCAAAATTGGCTGGAGGCCAATGCCCAAAGCCACAGGCAGAATAAAACAGACCCAATCTATCGGGCTGTCAAGCTTGGTTGATTCGATATATTCATCGCGTAGTGCTTTTGGAGCATTCAAGATTAATCTTTTCTGGTGCTTATTCCAGTAATCTTCAAATTCTTTTTCCATGCAATCCATTTACTGTTTTGTCTTAAAACTAGACGGTTAAAACTTCAATACTTATACTTTTCTTTATACTTTTCGGCTACAAAGATAAGAATAATTATTCATTTCTCCAAAATTACAACATACTACTTTGAATATTTAACGTATATTAATTCTAATGGTCAAAACAAAAACTTCACTGCATCACTTGACAATAGCCTGCTTGTATATAGACTGGAAAAGGCAACACCCAACGACGGGCATTGCCTTTCTTGTATAATAACAAAGAGGAATTTTATCTCTCATTAAGTGGCTTATACTCCAGTTCGCCAAGAATATTCTTATATGCAGGACGGATAATACGACGGCCTTCGAAATTGAGTTCTTCAATACGATGGGCTGTCCAACCCACGATACGTGCCATGGCGAAAATAGGTGTATAGATTTCCTGTGGCAAACCAATCATTTCATAGATAAAGCCACTGTAGAAATCAAGATTTGCACACGCTGGCTTGCTGCCTCCACGGTGTTCCTGCAGACATTTGATACCTTCCTGCTCTATCAGCTTCAGGAAATTATACTCGTCTTCTCTCCCCTTTTCCTTGGCAAGTTCACCTGCCAGGCGCTTCAGTTCAACGGCACGTGGGTCACTCAAAGTATAGACCGCATGACCGATACCATAAATGAGACCTGTCTTGTCATAAGCCTCCTTGTTGAGCATTCGCTTAAGGTAAGTATCAAGTTCAGTTACATTACCCCAATCCTTGATAGCTTCTTTCAAGTGGTGGAACATATTGATAACCTTGATATTGGCACCACCATGCAAAGGACCCTTCAAACTACCGATACCAGCAGCAATAGAACTGTAAGTATCTGTACGGGTAGAAGATGTTACACGTACTGTAAAGGTTGAGTTGTTACCACCACCATGTTCTGCCTGGATAATCAGGAGAAGGTCGAGCATACGGGCATCCAGTTCGGAATAGTTTTCATGCTTCATCATATAAAGAAAGTTCTCTGCAATAGAGAGATTCTCACGAGGATGACGAATATGTAGACTTCTACCCTGAACAGAGTGACGGTAGATGTTGTATGCATAAGCAATGATAGTTGGGAACTTGGCAATCAACTCAATACTCTGGCGCATCAGATTGTCACGGCTGATGTCATCCGGATTCGGATCGAAGGTGTACATTTCGAGCACACAACGGGCCAGGATGTTCATGATGTTGCTGCCTTCCAGCTCGATGATATGGGTAATCGTACGATGATCAAGCGGCATATTATCGTTCAGAAGTTCTCTGAAAGCATCCAATTCCTCCTTATCAGGCAACTGACCCGAGAGTAGCAGGAAGGCTACTTCCTCGAATCCGAAACGCTTCTCCTTCAAGAGAGGAGTTACCAGATCATCAAGTTCATAACCACGATAATAAAGTTTACCTTCTGTAGGAGTCAACTTACCTTCTGCATCGCGCTCATAACCCACTACATTACCGATATTGGTCAGTCCGACCAACACACCAGAGCCATCCTCATTACGAAGTCCACGCTTCACATTGAACTTCTTGAATGCATCCTTATCAATCTTGCATGAGTTTTTTACCTCATCGCTTAATTTATATATTAAATATTCTTTATTCATAACCGTTACTTTTTTAGCTGCATGGCTACAACTATTATTTCTTTGCTGCAAAATTCAATGCAGAACCAGCCTTAAACCATGCAATCTGTGTATCATTATAAGTATGCTCAACCTCGAAACTATCCTCAGAACCATCCTTGTGCTTCAGGGTGACGGTGAGTTTAGAACCTGGAGCAAACTCCTTCAAACCTGTCAAAGAGATGCGGTCATCCTCCTGCACCTTATTATAATCATCCTTGTTGCAGAATGTGAGGGCAAGCATACCCTGCTTCTTCAGGTTGGTTTCGTGGATGCGGGCGAAACTCTTGGCGAGAATCACCTTCACGTTGAGGAAACGAGGCTCCATAGCTGCATGCTCACGGGAAGAACCTTCACCATAGTTATCCTCTGCCACCACGATGCTGCTGATGCCTTTTGCCTTGTAAGCCTTGGCAGCGGTAGAAACCTCGACATAAGCACCATCCAACTGGTTCTTCACCTTATTACTCTCACCGTTAAAGGCATTAACGGCACCCATTAAAAGGTTGTCGGAGATGTTCTGCAAATGTCCACGGAACTTCAGCCAAGGACCCGCCATAGAGATGTGGTCGGTGGTACATTTGCCCTCGGTTTTGATAAGAAGCGGCATATCTGTCAGGTCTTTTCCATCCCATGGAGCAAACGGAGCAAGTTTCTGGAGTCGGTTGCTGTCAGGCGCAATAACTACCTCTACATTGGCATTTTCTTCGCTTGGAGCAATGAATCCCTTATCCTCTACGGCAAACCCCTTAGGTGGGAAGGTGAAACCTGTAGGCGCATCGAGCATCACGCTGTTGCCATCCTTATCCAGCAAGGTATCAGTAGCCGGATTGAAGTCGAGACGGCCCGCAATGGTGAGAGCCACGGTGAGCTCTGGACTGCCGATGAAGGCAAACGTATTAGGGTTACCATCAGCACGGCGGCGAAAGTTTCGGTTGAAAGAGGTAACGATGGCATTCTTGCGCGAATTATCATCGGTATGACGCTTCCACTGTCCGATGCAAGGACCGCAGGCATTGGTCATGATGAGGGCTCCAATCTTCTTGAAATCATCGAGGATACCATCACGCTCAGCTGTATAGCGAATCTGCTCTGAACCCGGGTTGATGATAAGCTGTCCCTTCACCTCAATACCTTTCTCATAAGCCTGACGGGCAATGCTGGCAGCACGGGCCAAGTCCTGATAAGAAGAGTTGGTACAGCTACCTACCAATCCTACTTCTACTACCATCGGATAATCGTTGGCAGGACCTTTTGCCTTCATGTGAGAGATTGGTGTAGCTGCATCTGGAGTGAACGGACCGTTAAGATGAGGTTCAACCTTAGAAAGGTCGATTTCAACAATCTGGTCGTAGAAAGCAGACGGATCTGCCAACACCTCATCATCAGCACGGAGTTCGGCTGCATTCATCTGTGCGAGAGATGCAATTTCTTCACGGCCTGTCTTGCGGAGATACTCGCTGGCATTCTGGTCGAATGGGAAGATAGAGCATGTGGCACCCAATTCGGCTCCCATGTTACAGATGGTAGCCTTGCCGGTGGTAGAGATGCTGTCCAATCCCTCGCCGAAGTATTCGAGGATGGCATTGGTTCCGCCCTTTACGGTAAGGATGCCGAGGATTTCGAGAATCACATCCTTAGGAGTGGCCCAGCCAGAGAGTTTGCCTGTAAGATGCACACCAATGAGACGTGGCATCTTGAGTTCCCAAGGCTGACCGGTCAACACATCTACGGCATCAGCACCACCTACACCTACGGCCACCATGCCGAGACCACCAGCATTAGGAGTATGAGAATCGGTACCCACCATCATACCTCCAGGGAATGCATAGTTTTCGAGCACTACCTGATGGATGATTCCGGCACCAGGTCCCCAGAATCCGATATGATATTTCTGAGAAACAGACTTCAGGAAGTCATATACCTCTTTATTAGTCTTACATGCCTCAGGAAGGTCTTGCGTAGCACCCACATCGGCACGGATCAAGTGATCACAATGTACGGAAGCAGGTACGACCACCTTGTCCTTACCCGCATTCATGAACTGCAAGAGTGCCATTTGCGCAGTCGCATCCTGCATCGCCACGCGATTAGGACGGAAGTCAACATATTCTATACCTCTTTTATATGGTCGCAACTGTGTAGGGTCGAAAAGATGCGCAAAGAGCACCTTCTCGGCATAAGTAAGAGGTCGTTTCACCGTAGCCTTAGCCTGGGCTACACTTTCCGAATACGAAGCGTAAAAGCTTCTCAGCATTTCAATGTCCAATATCATCTTGTTCACAATTTTAATTAATTATACACTCTTTCGAGCAA includes these proteins:
- a CDS encoding citrate/2-methylcitrate synthase; this translates as MNKEYLIYKLSDEVKNSCKIDKDAFKKFNVKRGLRNEDGSGVLVGLTNIGNVVGYERDAEGKLTPTEGKLYYRGYELDDLVTPLLKEKRFGFEEVAFLLLSGQLPDKEELDAFRELLNDNMPLDHRTITHIIELEGSNIMNILARCVLEMYTFDPNPDDISRDNLMRQSIELIAKFPTIIAYAYNIYRHSVQGRSLHIRHPRENLSIAENFLYMMKHENYSELDARMLDLLLIIQAEHGGGNNSTFTVRVTSSTRTDTYSSIAAGIGSLKGPLHGGANIKVINMFHHLKEAIKDWGNVTELDTYLKRMLNKEAYDKTGLIYGIGHAVYTLSDPRAVELKRLAGELAKEKGREDEYNFLKLIEQEGIKCLQEHRGGSKPACANLDFYSGFIYEMIGLPQEIYTPIFAMARIVGWTAHRIEELNFEGRRIIRPAYKNILGELEYKPLNER
- a CDS encoding aconitate hydratase, producing the protein MILDIEMLRSFYASYSESVAQAKATVKRPLTYAEKVLFAHLFDPTQLRPYKRGIEYVDFRPNRVAMQDATAQMALLQFMNAGKDKVVVPASVHCDHLIRADVGATQDLPEACKTNKEVYDFLKSVSQKYHIGFWGPGAGIIHQVVLENYAFPGGMMVGTDSHTPNAGGLGMVAVGVGGADAVDVLTGQPWELKMPRLIGVHLTGKLSGWATPKDVILEILGILTVKGGTNAILEYFGEGLDSISTTGKATICNMGAELGATCSIFPFDQNASEYLRKTGREEIASLAQMNAAELRADDEVLADPSAFYDQIVEIDLSKVEPHLNGPFTPDAATPISHMKAKGPANDYPMVVEVGLVGSCTNSSYQDLARAASIARQAYEKGIEVKGQLIINPGSEQIRYTAERDGILDDFKKIGALIMTNACGPCIGQWKRHTDDNSRKNAIVTSFNRNFRRRADGNPNTFAFIGSPELTVALTIAGRLDFNPATDTLLDKDGNSVMLDAPTGFTFPPKGFAVEDKGFIAPSEENANVEVVIAPDSNRLQKLAPFAPWDGKDLTDMPLLIKTEGKCTTDHISMAGPWLKFRGHLQNISDNLLMGAVNAFNGESNKVKNQLDGAYVEVSTAAKAYKAKGISSIVVAEDNYGEGSSREHAAMEPRFLNVKVILAKSFARIHETNLKKQGMLALTFCNKDDYNKVQEDDRISLTGLKEFAPGSKLTVTLKHKDGSEDSFEVEHTYNDTQIAWFKAGSALNFAAKK
- the hemW gene encoding radical SAM family heme chaperone HemW is translated as MAGLYIHIPFCESRCIYCGFYSTTSLKLRDDYTDALCREMQMRPEKAALGSNETIETIYLGGGTPSQLNGSQLNQIFSAIRKNYTLAENMEITMECNPDDVTGDFCETLKQLPINRISMGAQTFSNERLHFLHRRHNAREVEEAVDRLHNIGIRNISIDLMFGFPEESLSQWMSDIRHAIQLDVEHISAYSLMYEEGTPLYHMLKQGKISEIDEETSRKMYETLIDQLTGAGYEHYEISNFARPGFRSRHNSSYWHEVPYIGIGAAAHSYNRKQRSWNIENIQTYIRSIGDGILPSESEQLDISTRYNDLITTALRTSDGINLMKMEQEFGKELADRLFQEAQSHISRGLMKIKNGRLSLTREGLYISDDVMSDFMII